The Impatiens glandulifera chromosome 8, dImpGla2.1, whole genome shotgun sequence genome includes a window with the following:
- the LOC124912528 gene encoding phosphatidylglycerophosphate phosphatase PTPMT2-like — translation MKIEEIDDCSESDCRGTYTEDLGGDVGGRQIVKNDAKRALVGAGARILFYPTLLYNVFRNKIQTEFRWWDEVDQYILLGAVPFPKDVPRLKQLGVGGVITLNEPYETLVPSSLYHTHEIDHLVIPTRDYLFAPSFVDISRAVDFIHKNASCNKTTYVHCKAGRGRSTTVVLCYLVEYKNMTPSAALDYVRCRRPRVLLAPSQWEVYI, via the exons ATGAAGATTGAGGAGATTGACGATTGTTCTGAGTCTGATTGTCGAGGGACTTACACTGAAGATCTCGGTGGTGACGTTGGTGGAAGACAGATCGTTAAGAATGATGCTAAGAGGGCTTTGGTCGGAGCCGGTGCTCGGATCCTGTTTTATCCGACTCTTCTCTATAATGTTTTTAGGAACAAGATTCAGACTGAATTTCGGTGGTGGGATGAAGTTGACCAG TATATTCTTTTAGGCGCAGTTCCATTCCCTAAGGATGTTCCACGCCTGAAACAGCTAGGTGTTGGTGGTGTCATCACTCTCAATGAACCTTATGAAACATTGGTTCCATCATCGCTATACCAT ACCCATGAGATAGATCATCTGGTTATTCCAACAAGAGACTACCTATTTGCTCCTTCATTTGTGGATATCAGTCGGGCTGTTGATTTCATTCACA AAAATGCATCTTGCAACAAAACTACATATGTTCATTGTAAAGCAGGAAGAGGGAGGAGCACGACTGTTGTGCTTTGCTATCTG GTGGAATATAAGAACATGACTCCATCTGCAGCCCTTGATTATGTTCGATGTAGAAGACCTAGAGTGCTTTTAGCTCCTTCGCAATGGGAGGTATATATATAG
- the LOC124912593 gene encoding NAC domain-containing protein 75-like isoform X2 yields MAAMNKSSSDLIDAKLEEHQLCGSKHCPSCGHKLEGKPDWVGLPAGVKFDPTDQELIEHLEAKVQEGKDSKSHPLIDEFIPTIEGEDGICYTHPEKLPGVTRDGLSRHFFHRPSKAYTTGTRKRRKIQTESDLQGGETRWHKTGKTRPVMVNGKQKGCKKILVLYTNFGKNRKPEKTNWVMHQYHLGLHEEEKEGELVVSKIFYQTQPRQCNYTDRTSGGGGGGSGSIVGEGNISISSSDVNISCTSKEVLNQNQRDDLSAIGIGAAVSGYSPVDIQQLKTDQFGFNPFRKPFDEIGVGETSVVREAPQASGTCEEHDMHGHHVTHEHHHHQQQQQQLHHHHHQMATTAFHVSRPSHPISTIVSPPTFHHTSINILDDDSFNVQRIMLPNDNFQQQQQQHQQQQQQQQHQHHHKLVGRSASGLEELIMGCTSSDIKEESSISNPQESDWLKYSNFWPDPDNPDHHG; encoded by the exons ATGGCGGCGATGAATAAAAGCAGCTCTGATCTCATAGATGCAAAGCTTGAAGAGCATCAACTTTGTGGATCCAAACACTGCCCAAGTTGTGGACACAAACTTGAAGGAAAGCCG GATTGGGTAGGTTTACCAGCTggagtgaaatttgatccaactGATCAAGAATTGATAGAACATCTTGAAGCAAAAGTACAAGAGGGTAAAGACTCAAAATCTCACCCATTAATTGATGAGTTTATACCCACCATTGAAGGAGAAGATGGAATTTGTTATACCCATCCCGAGAAACTTCCAG GAGTCACGAGAGATGGATTAAGCAGACATTTCTTCCATAGACCATCAAAGGCATACACAACCGGTAcaagaaagagaagaaaaattcAAACGGAAAGTGACCTACAAGGAGGAGAAACGCGGTGGCATAAGACCGGCAAGACTAGACCGGTGATGGTTAACGGTAAACAAAAAGGGTGCAAGAAAATCTTGGTTTTGTATACAAATTTCGGCAAGAATCGAAAACCGGAAAAAACAAACTGGGTAATGCATCAATATCATCTTGGAttacatgaagaagagaaagaaggtGAACTTGTTGTTTCCAAGATTTTCTATCAAACACAACCTAGACAATGCAATTACACAGATAGGACTAGCGGCGGCGGTGGCGGCGGCAGCGGTAGTATTGTCGGTGAAGGAAATATCAGTATCAGTAGTAGTGATGTTAACATTAGTTGTACATCGAAAGAAGTACTGAACCAGAATCAAAGGGATGATTTGTCGGCGATTGGGATTGGGGCGGCGGTCTCCGGTTATAGTCCCGTTGATATTCAGCAACTAAAAACCGATCAGTTTGGATTCAACCCATTCAGAAAACCCTTTGATGAG ATTGGTGTGGGAGAGACTTCGGTGGTAAGAGAAGCACCACAAGCATCAGGCACGTGCGAAGAGCATGACATGCACGGGCATCACGTGACCCATGAACACCATCACCACCAGCAACAGCAGCAGCAGTTGCACCATCACCACCATCAGATGGCCACGACAGCCTTCCACGTCAGCAGACCTTCACATCCAATATCCACCATTGTATCTCCTCCAACCTTCCATCACACCTCCATTAATATTCTTGATGATGACTCATTCAATGTCCAAAGGATCATGCTCCCAAATGATAACTTTCAG caacaacaacaacaacatcaacagcagcagcaacaacaacaacatcaacatcatcatAAGCTTGTTGGAAGGTCTGCTTCTGGACTGGAAGAACTCATCATGGGCTGCACTTCATCTGATATTAAAGAG GAGTCATCCATCAGCAACCCCCAAGAATCAGATTGGTTGAAGTATTCTAACTTCTGGCCAGACCCTGACAACCCGGATCATCATGGGTAG
- the LOC124912593 gene encoding NAC domain-containing protein 75-like isoform X1: MAAMNKSSSDLIDAKLEEHQLCGSKHCPSCGHKLEGKPDWVGLPAGVKFDPTDQELIEHLEAKVQEGKDSKSHPLIDEFIPTIEGEDGICYTHPEKLPGVTRDGLSRHFFHRPSKAYTTGTRKRRKIQTESDLQGGETRWHKTGKTRPVMVNGKQKGCKKILVLYTNFGKNRKPEKTNWVMHQYHLGLHEEEKEGELVVSKIFYQTQPRQCNYTDRTSGGGGGGSGSIVGEGNISISSSDVNISCTSKEVLNQNQRDDLSAIGIGAAVSGYSPVDIQQLKTDQFGFNPFRKPFDEIGVGETSVVREAPQASGTCEEHDMHGHHVTHEHHHHQQQQQQLHHHHHQMATTAFHVSRPSHPISTIVSPPTFHHTSINILDDDSFNVQRIMLPNDNFQQQQQQQHQQQQQQQQHQHHHKLVGRSASGLEELIMGCTSSDIKEESSISNPQESDWLKYSNFWPDPDNPDHHG; this comes from the exons ATGGCGGCGATGAATAAAAGCAGCTCTGATCTCATAGATGCAAAGCTTGAAGAGCATCAACTTTGTGGATCCAAACACTGCCCAAGTTGTGGACACAAACTTGAAGGAAAGCCG GATTGGGTAGGTTTACCAGCTggagtgaaatttgatccaactGATCAAGAATTGATAGAACATCTTGAAGCAAAAGTACAAGAGGGTAAAGACTCAAAATCTCACCCATTAATTGATGAGTTTATACCCACCATTGAAGGAGAAGATGGAATTTGTTATACCCATCCCGAGAAACTTCCAG GAGTCACGAGAGATGGATTAAGCAGACATTTCTTCCATAGACCATCAAAGGCATACACAACCGGTAcaagaaagagaagaaaaattcAAACGGAAAGTGACCTACAAGGAGGAGAAACGCGGTGGCATAAGACCGGCAAGACTAGACCGGTGATGGTTAACGGTAAACAAAAAGGGTGCAAGAAAATCTTGGTTTTGTATACAAATTTCGGCAAGAATCGAAAACCGGAAAAAACAAACTGGGTAATGCATCAATATCATCTTGGAttacatgaagaagagaaagaaggtGAACTTGTTGTTTCCAAGATTTTCTATCAAACACAACCTAGACAATGCAATTACACAGATAGGACTAGCGGCGGCGGTGGCGGCGGCAGCGGTAGTATTGTCGGTGAAGGAAATATCAGTATCAGTAGTAGTGATGTTAACATTAGTTGTACATCGAAAGAAGTACTGAACCAGAATCAAAGGGATGATTTGTCGGCGATTGGGATTGGGGCGGCGGTCTCCGGTTATAGTCCCGTTGATATTCAGCAACTAAAAACCGATCAGTTTGGATTCAACCCATTCAGAAAACCCTTTGATGAG ATTGGTGTGGGAGAGACTTCGGTGGTAAGAGAAGCACCACAAGCATCAGGCACGTGCGAAGAGCATGACATGCACGGGCATCACGTGACCCATGAACACCATCACCACCAGCAACAGCAGCAGCAGTTGCACCATCACCACCATCAGATGGCCACGACAGCCTTCCACGTCAGCAGACCTTCACATCCAATATCCACCATTGTATCTCCTCCAACCTTCCATCACACCTCCATTAATATTCTTGATGATGACTCATTCAATGTCCAAAGGATCATGCTCCCAAATGATAACTTTCAG cagcaacaacaacaacaacatcaacagcagcagcaacaacaacaacatcaacatcatcatAAGCTTGTTGGAAGGTCTGCTTCTGGACTGGAAGAACTCATCATGGGCTGCACTTCATCTGATATTAAAGAG GAGTCATCCATCAGCAACCCCCAAGAATCAGATTGGTTGAAGTATTCTAACTTCTGGCCAGACCCTGACAACCCGGATCATCATGGGTAG